Proteins from a genomic interval of Candidatus Bealeia paramacronuclearis:
- a CDS encoding transposase-like zinc-binding domain-containing protein, with the protein MECKKCNSVQYVKNGMVRGIQRYRCKSCGCNFTNTPKRGKPEAMKALAILLYTLGNASFGMIGKVLKVSNVAVLKWIRKEAKSLERPAVPSDLKLVQIDEMWHYVNGKKTKFGSGKPLTLCQGELSPGLWVAVMIEQPKA; encoded by the coding sequence ATGGAATGCAAGAAATGTAATTCAGTTCAGTATGTTAAGAATGGAATGGTCAGAGGGATCCAACGCTACCGCTGTAAAAGCTGCGGCTGCAACTTCACAAATACACCTAAGCGCGGAAAGCCAGAGGCCATGAAAGCCTTGGCAATCCTTTTATATACATTGGGAAATGCAAGCTTTGGAATGATCGGAAAGGTTCTTAAAGTCAGTAATGTCGCTGTTTTGAAGTGGATTCGAAAAGAGGCAAAATCATTGGAAAGGCCTGCCGTTCCATCTGACCTTAAGCTCGTTCAAATCGACGAGATGTGGCATTACGTGAATGGAAAAAAAACAAAATTTGGATCTGGAAAGCCTTTGACCCTGTGTCAGGGCGAGTTATCTCCTGGACTTTGGGTCGCCGTGATGATCGAACAGCCAAAAGCTTAA
- a CDS encoding cation:dicarboxylate symporter family transporter, whose protein sequence is MAFVILFGSLMPNAFAEGAYTLSLLIKEFLMWVLPFAVMIYITFTLSQFQKQAFALVFILLIFEALSNALSVNYAWGIGALLEDMFRATVTASIVGEPQSLSPYFTISFLRPSFWSASKGTYIGLGLGLILAFSPLTSLQRGLEKCKTLVDFIFQKIFTRFVPFFVFGFLLNIQKSGHVSSLWAAYGLSLIWIVGAILAYLVVLYGISSGFRLKVLIAQLKNTLPTGLIAFTSASSAATMPFTIEAARKNVHNPDFASMVIPATTNIQQIGDCIANALFGIVLMLNHGIPFPDASTWIPFMVLFVLARYTTAAVMGGAIFIVLPLFEAYLGFTPEMLALLLAFNIIMDPIITASNVLANGSLCITFEKVWRIFQRCPLPQN, encoded by the coding sequence ATGGCATTTGTTATCCTTTTCGGATCCCTTATGCCAAATGCTTTTGCTGAGGGGGCTTATACATTAAGCCTTCTCATCAAAGAGTTTTTAATGTGGGTTTTGCCCTTCGCTGTGATGATTTATATTACCTTCACACTCTCTCAATTTCAAAAGCAAGCTTTCGCCTTAGTCTTCATCCTTTTGATTTTTGAAGCCCTCTCCAACGCCTTGAGCGTCAATTATGCCTGGGGCATCGGTGCGCTTTTGGAAGATATGTTCCGCGCAACAGTCACAGCATCCATCGTGGGCGAGCCCCAATCTCTCAGTCCTTATTTTACGATTTCTTTTTTAAGGCCCTCTTTTTGGAGCGCCTCAAAAGGGACTTATATTGGATTGGGATTGGGGCTGATTTTGGCGTTCTCTCCCCTCACCTCTTTGCAACGAGGGCTTGAAAAATGTAAAACACTTGTGGATTTTATATTCCAAAAAATCTTTACACGCTTTGTACCCTTTTTTGTCTTTGGATTTTTGCTAAATATTCAAAAAAGCGGACATGTTTCTTCCCTTTGGGCCGCCTATGGCCTGTCTCTTATTTGGATTGTGGGAGCTATTTTAGCGTATTTAGTTGTGCTTTATGGAATTTCCTCAGGATTTCGTTTGAAGGTTTTGATAGCGCAATTAAAAAATACGCTACCCACAGGCCTCATTGCTTTTACCTCAGCCTCCTCAGCAGCCACCATGCCGTTTACAATTGAGGCCGCGCGTAAAAATGTCCACAATCCTGACTTTGCCTCTATGGTTATCCCCGCCACAACCAATATTCAACAGATTGGGGATTGCATCGCCAATGCCCTTTTTGGAATTGTCTTGATGCTCAATCACGGAATTCCTTTTCCAGACGCCTCAACTTGGATTCCTTTTATGGTTTTATTCGTGCTCGCCCGCTATACAACGGCGGCCGTGATGGGAGGTGCCATTTTTATAGTCCTTCCCCTTTTTGAAGCTTACCTTGGCTTTACGCCTGAAATGTTGGCCCTTCTTTTGGCCTTTAATATTATTATGGACCCTATTATTACGGCCTCTAATGTTTTAGCCAATGGATCCCTCTGTATTACCTTTGAAAAAGTGTGGAGGATTTTTCAAAGGTGCCCTCTTCCTCAAAATTAG
- the rnd gene encoding ribonuclease D translates to MTLIHSTSELLAFIERAQNDTFITIDTEFIRETTYWPQLCLIQVGTKDEAVAIDPLSQELNLEPFLDFLYNPKILKVFHAARQDLEIFYNLREAVPSPLFDSQVAAMVCGYGESASYESLVETLAKAKLDKSQRFTDWSRRPLSSRQIEYALGDVTYLRTVYEKLQKRLDETHRGSWVQDEMKVLSSPDTYKVDPEKQWERIRYRTAKPRMLAILKLLAAWREIEAQKRNVPRGRILKDETLLEIAAIAPKDKDSLGRMRGLNPAIANSRLGEDIISVVKSALALPLDQCPQMKATLPSPPGMNSALEMLKMLLRIKADEHNVAAKLLATSSDLETFVRSLGKEAPFLEGWRYTVFGEDAQKILEGQTGIVFKKNKIKLIPAP, encoded by the coding sequence ATGACACTGATTCACTCCACATCTGAGCTTCTGGCTTTTATAGAACGCGCTCAAAATGACACTTTCATCACCATTGACACGGAGTTCATTCGCGAAACGACGTATTGGCCGCAACTGTGCCTTATCCAAGTCGGAACCAAAGATGAGGCTGTGGCCATAGATCCGCTTTCACAGGAGTTGAATCTTGAGCCCTTTTTGGATTTTTTATACAATCCAAAAATCCTCAAAGTTTTTCATGCGGCCCGCCAAGATCTTGAGATTTTCTATAATTTAAGAGAGGCGGTTCCCTCCCCCCTCTTTGATTCGCAAGTGGCCGCCATGGTGTGCGGTTATGGCGAATCGGCCTCTTATGAATCCTTGGTTGAAACTTTGGCCAAAGCCAAGCTTGATAAATCTCAGCGTTTTACGGATTGGTCTCGTCGCCCTTTGAGTAGTCGTCAAATTGAATATGCTTTGGGTGATGTGACTTATTTAAGAACGGTTTATGAAAAACTTCAAAAACGCCTGGATGAAACGCACCGTGGATCTTGGGTTCAGGATGAAATGAAGGTTTTATCCAGTCCTGACACTTACAAAGTTGATCCCGAAAAGCAGTGGGAACGCATCCGCTATCGCACCGCAAAGCCCCGCATGCTAGCGATTTTAAAGCTACTTGCAGCTTGGCGAGAAATTGAAGCCCAAAAGCGAAACGTGCCACGGGGCCGTATTCTTAAGGATGAAACGCTTTTGGAAATTGCGGCCATTGCGCCTAAAGATAAAGATAGCCTTGGGCGAATGAGGGGGCTGAACCCTGCAATTGCTAACAGTCGTCTTGGGGAAGACATTATTTCAGTTGTAAAAAGTGCTCTCGCGCTTCCTCTTGATCAATGCCCTCAGATGAAGGCTACACTCCCCTCTCCGCCTGGAATGAACTCAGCCCTTGAAATGTTGAAGATGCTTTTGCGCATTAAGGCCGATGAACACAATGTGGCAGCCAAACTTTTAGCGACATCTTCAGATCTTGAAACTTTTGTAAGAAGCCTTGGAAAAGAAGCTCCCTTTTTGGAAGGCTGGCGCTATACCGTTTTTGGAGAAGATGCCCAAAAAATTCTTGAGGGACAAACTGGCATCGTCTTTAAAAAAAACAAAATTAAGTTGATCCCCGCGCCTTAA
- a CDS encoding DUF167 domain-containing protein, which produces MRIKVRVIAGARTNEILELDEPHHYKVKVTTVPEKGKANTAVMKTLAKHFQVSASKIRLIKGETASDKIFEIIL; this is translated from the coding sequence ATGCGCATTAAGGTTCGTGTTATTGCAGGCGCACGCACTAATGAAATTTTAGAACTCGATGAACCTCACCATTACAAAGTCAAAGTCACAACGGTTCCTGAAAAAGGAAAAGCCAATACGGCCGTCATGAAAACTTTAGCAAAACATTTTCAAGTGAGTGCTTCAAAAATCAGGCTAATCAAGGGAGAAACTGCGTCCGATAAAATCTTTGAGATTATCCTCTAA
- a CDS encoding ISNCY family transposase yields METLYSEAEMEKLKILDDIKRGLLRQGEGAAELGLSARQVRRLQARISVEGPSGIKRRAISGSNRAHSEGFKARVLEAVRNRYADFGPTLASEKLLENEGLKINKETLRQWMIADALWSGKIRKSSPLHQSRQRRSCFGELVQIDGSHHDWFEGRRAKCCLLVFVDDATSRIVSMRFEESETTAGYFRAMESHLEQHGLPLAYYSDRHSIFKTTRTTDGYYQATELHRAMKDLGIELICAYSPQAKGRVERANQTLQDRLIKEMRLRGICDIATANAYLPAFIEKYNQKFAVDAANPKDLHRDVPIDAQRLRRILSHHVTRKLSKNLEFSLEGQAYQVQVPGKGYRYQNKKVTIYQHYTGAIEVMLGEEVLSVMALDRVTRGPILADRKDLDHVFDQEIFPKINPDFLLPTGSTAPSLSCA; encoded by the coding sequence ATGGAGACATTGTATAGCGAGGCCGAGATGGAAAAACTAAAGATATTGGATGACATAAAACGAGGTCTGCTGCGCCAAGGTGAAGGTGCGGCAGAGTTAGGTTTGAGTGCTCGGCAAGTGAGGCGTTTGCAGGCGAGAATTTCTGTTGAGGGACCTTCCGGGATTAAACGGCGTGCTATATCGGGCAGTAATCGTGCGCATTCAGAGGGCTTCAAAGCCAGAGTTCTTGAGGCAGTTCGGAATCGTTATGCGGATTTTGGTCCGACGCTAGCCAGCGAGAAACTGTTGGAGAATGAGGGGCTTAAGATCAACAAAGAAACTCTGCGACAATGGATGATAGCCGATGCATTATGGAGCGGGAAAATTCGGAAAAGCTCGCCTCTGCATCAATCCCGTCAGCGCCGCTCGTGCTTTGGTGAGCTTGTACAGATTGATGGGTCGCACCATGATTGGTTTGAGGGACGGCGTGCAAAGTGTTGTTTGCTCGTCTTTGTAGACGATGCCACCAGCCGCATCGTATCTATGCGATTTGAAGAATCGGAGACCACTGCCGGCTATTTCCGAGCCATGGAATCACACCTCGAGCAGCATGGTCTGCCTCTGGCCTATTATAGTGACCGGCACAGCATTTTTAAAACAACGCGCACAACTGACGGATATTACCAAGCTACTGAGCTGCATCGCGCCATGAAAGATTTAGGAATTGAGTTGATTTGCGCTTACTCACCCCAAGCCAAGGGCCGTGTCGAGCGGGCGAATCAAACGCTGCAAGATCGCTTAATCAAAGAGATGCGTTTGAGAGGTATCTGCGATATTGCGACTGCCAATGCCTATTTGCCGGCGTTTATCGAGAAGTATAACCAAAAGTTCGCCGTTGATGCGGCAAACCCGAAAGATCTGCACCGTGACGTACCTATCGACGCGCAAAGGTTGCGACGAATTTTATCTCATCACGTCACGCGCAAGCTTTCAAAAAACCTTGAATTCTCTTTGGAAGGGCAGGCCTATCAAGTTCAAGTGCCTGGAAAAGGCTATCGCTACCAGAATAAAAAAGTCACAATTTATCAACATTATACGGGGGCAATAGAGGTGATGCTTGGAGAAGAAGTCTTAAGCGTGATGGCGCTGGATAGGGTGACAAGGGGGCCCATTCTAGCTGATCGTAAGGACTTAGATCATGTTTTTGACCAGGAAATCTTCCCCAAAATAAACCCAGACTTCTTATTACCCACAGGGTCCACAGCCCCAAGTCTCTCTTGCGCTTGA
- a CDS encoding RNA degradosome polyphosphate kinase, with protein sequence MGKKNNHKEFPYLDREISWIAFNERVLGQAMMTQKPLLERLRFIAIAAKNLDEFFMVRVAGLKNQEAAGLERRHPEPVSLKSLLDQIHERASALIQNQFNVLQTLKKELESENFFLVTAEGLMKSDKVWLSTYFKEEIFPVLTPLAVDPAHPFPFVANLGMTVALEMENPEGEILKGLVPLPLKIKRFIQLPNRGSRFIALEDVISLFIPKLFPGFILRGMGCFRVVRDSEVEIHEESDDFVHYFEAALKQRERGAVILLMIQKSMPPDLRAFVEEGLDLSIGEVMEVDGMLGLSDLDQVIISKRNDLQYKPYVERFPARIREFGGSCLAAIKHKDLLVHHPYESFDVVVDFLKEAARDPNVVSIKQTLYRTSNDSPIVAALIEAAENGKSVLVIVELKARFDEKANLKWARDLERAGVLVVYGLLGLKTHAKLSLVTRREDGHLKNYAHFGTGNYHPQTARVYDDLSLFTADHKIVEDLCKIFNYVTGSASPKKLKKLAYSPLSLRSTLIEHIRGERDFAKAGKPAIIWAKMNALVDHEIIDELCLASQDGVKIHLIVRGICCLSPELPGVSENIHVKSLVGRFLEHSRIVCFGNGHDLPSEHAKVFISSADWMPRNFDWRFESLVPIENHTVKSQILDQIMMAYLKDTANSWSLGADGNYTQINPEGEGFNAHHYFMRHQSLSGGGSMTHDLHLPHLTLEEPEILP encoded by the coding sequence ATGGGGAAGAAAAATAATCATAAAGAATTCCCTTATCTGGACCGTGAAATCTCATGGATTGCTTTTAATGAACGTGTTTTAGGGCAAGCCATGATGACGCAAAAACCGCTTCTCGAGCGTCTTCGATTTATTGCCATTGCTGCTAAAAACTTAGATGAATTTTTTATGGTGCGTGTGGCGGGGCTTAAAAACCAGGAAGCAGCAGGACTTGAGCGTAGACATCCTGAACCTGTGAGTTTAAAATCACTTTTGGATCAAATTCATGAGCGCGCCTCCGCTCTGATTCAAAATCAGTTTAATGTTCTTCAAACTCTAAAAAAGGAACTTGAGTCCGAAAACTTTTTTCTTGTAACGGCTGAGGGTTTGATGAAGTCAGACAAAGTTTGGCTCAGTACTTATTTCAAAGAGGAGATTTTCCCCGTACTCACACCTTTGGCGGTAGACCCTGCCCATCCTTTCCCGTTTGTTGCAAATTTAGGGATGACCGTAGCCCTTGAGATGGAGAATCCCGAAGGGGAGATTTTAAAAGGCTTGGTACCATTGCCCCTCAAAATTAAAAGATTTATTCAGCTTCCCAATCGGGGCTCGCGTTTTATTGCCCTTGAAGATGTGATCTCGCTTTTTATTCCCAAACTTTTTCCCGGGTTTATTTTGCGTGGCATGGGATGTTTTCGCGTTGTGCGCGATAGTGAAGTTGAAATTCATGAGGAGTCCGATGACTTTGTGCATTATTTCGAAGCGGCCCTCAAACAACGCGAACGCGGCGCTGTTATTCTTTTAATGATTCAAAAATCTATGCCTCCAGACCTGCGCGCATTTGTGGAGGAGGGGCTTGATCTTTCTATTGGGGAAGTGATGGAAGTAGACGGGATGTTGGGTCTTTCAGATTTGGATCAGGTCATCATCTCCAAACGCAATGATCTGCAATACAAGCCTTATGTTGAGCGCTTTCCAGCGCGAATTCGAGAATTTGGTGGAAGTTGTTTAGCTGCCATTAAACACAAAGATTTACTCGTCCATCACCCTTATGAAAGTTTTGACGTGGTTGTAGATTTTTTAAAAGAAGCCGCGCGTGATCCCAACGTGGTCTCTATCAAGCAAACGCTTTATAGAACCTCGAACGACTCCCCCATTGTGGCAGCACTTATTGAAGCGGCAGAAAATGGAAAATCCGTCTTGGTCATCGTTGAACTTAAAGCGCGCTTTGATGAAAAGGCAAATTTAAAATGGGCGCGAGATTTGGAGCGCGCCGGGGTTCTTGTCGTCTATGGACTTTTGGGGCTCAAAACCCATGCAAAACTTTCTTTGGTGACGCGTCGTGAAGATGGGCATCTTAAGAATTATGCTCATTTTGGAACGGGAAATTATCATCCCCAAACTGCAAGGGTTTATGATGATCTCTCTTTGTTTACGGCCGATCATAAAATTGTGGAAGACCTCTGCAAAATTTTTAATTATGTGACAGGATCGGCATCACCTAAAAAACTTAAGAAACTGGCGTATTCTCCCCTGAGTCTTAGATCCACGTTGATTGAGCATATTCGTGGAGAGAGAGATTTTGCCAAAGCAGGAAAGCCTGCCATAATTTGGGCCAAGATGAATGCGTTGGTGGATCATGAAATTATAGATGAGCTTTGTTTGGCTTCTCAAGATGGGGTTAAAATTCATCTGATTGTGAGAGGAATTTGTTGTTTGAGTCCTGAACTTCCCGGCGTTTCAGAGAATATTCATGTTAAAAGTCTCGTGGGGCGCTTTCTCGAACATTCTCGTATTGTCTGTTTTGGAAATGGTCATGATCTTCCTTCTGAACATGCCAAAGTTTTTATTTCTTCTGCAGATTGGATGCCCCGAAATTTTGACTGGCGATTTGAAAGTTTGGTGCCCATTGAAAACCATACGGTCAAATCCCAAATTCTAGATCAAATTATGATGGCTTATCTCAAAGATACCGCCAATAGTTGGTCTTTGGGCGCGGATGGAAATTATACCCAAATCAATCCAGAGGGAGAGGGATTCAATGCTCACCACTATTTTATGCGGCATCAATCTCTTTCAGGTGGTGGGTCCATGACTCATGATTTGCATCTTCCTCATTTAACTTTAGAAGAACCGGAAATTCTACCATGA
- a CDS encoding type II toxin-antitoxin system YoeB family toxin — protein MESLVAYRLGCYYHNKRDNAKIRNWFSRSDTSLGYYQLAWIENHKKNNDAEVTRLLEKSKEKAKTEGRPFPALYLFLANYERERGATEEKVFPYLQLAEEQEKQLKEMFKKNPQLETKPFWAELKNDSRDKLISLGMGNYYLHFALKGQDVKTNLPLAIEKYKVSDTPHSLFNIGLAYLIDSPLYAPQKAVEYFFQSGRPKGFLQVAHLHKTGKIAPTPSNVGYWGKLDELKKLFKKSLRNVRWHNKAALQGEWALCIDENLDLAEIYFQEALNGNKNILPRDKELYESSLQDISEKRLLLSNQNKLLKLELLAQENSNRNLPSETSFVQNSNNYQPQEELVTKQDQTIPEASRSEGKQDIDITPPTINAGQVKKQKTKPNNNVSSKKDLGSKNSKIDFLTLSKGDEKKDVILDFADITLESAFEAEIDMQVAEGKVKNSKLKELWDDALESIECGNLLKGTGQPEILKNTSNISGTIVSRRINKEDRLVYSVESDPQNPDKVKVTILSIEGHYTFLTKK, from the coding sequence ATGGAATCCCTCGTCGCCTATCGTCTTGGATGCTATTACCATAACAAAAGAGACAACGCAAAGATACGGAATTGGTTCTCAAGATCCGACACGTCTTTGGGATATTACCAACTGGCGTGGATAGAGAATCACAAAAAAAACAATGATGCTGAAGTCACTCGCCTTTTGGAAAAATCAAAAGAAAAGGCGAAAACAGAAGGACGACCTTTTCCCGCCCTTTACCTGTTCCTGGCAAATTATGAACGGGAGCGAGGTGCTACGGAGGAGAAGGTTTTTCCATATTTACAACTGGCTGAAGAGCAAGAGAAACAACTCAAAGAGATGTTTAAAAAAAATCCTCAGCTCGAGACAAAGCCGTTTTGGGCGGAGTTAAAGAATGATTCTCGCGACAAATTGATTTCGCTCGGCATGGGAAATTATTATCTTCATTTCGCCTTAAAAGGGCAGGATGTTAAGACAAATCTCCCCTTAGCCATTGAAAAGTATAAGGTCTCTGACACACCTCATTCATTGTTTAATATAGGCCTAGCTTATTTGATCGATTCTCCCTTGTATGCCCCACAAAAAGCCGTTGAGTATTTCTTTCAATCAGGAAGACCAAAGGGTTTTTTACAGGTTGCCCACCTTCATAAAACAGGAAAAATCGCTCCCACCCCTTCAAATGTTGGGTATTGGGGAAAACTTGACGAACTTAAGAAGCTTTTTAAGAAAAGTTTGAGAAACGTAAGGTGGCATAACAAGGCCGCTCTGCAAGGAGAGTGGGCTCTTTGTATTGATGAAAATTTAGATTTGGCTGAAATTTATTTTCAGGAAGCCCTCAACGGAAATAAAAATATTTTACCAAGAGACAAAGAATTGTATGAGAGCTCTCTCCAAGATATCTCTGAAAAAAGGCTCTTACTCAGTAATCAAAATAAATTATTAAAATTAGAACTTCTGGCTCAGGAAAACTCAAACCGCAATCTCCCCTCTGAGACGTCGTTCGTGCAAAATAGCAACAACTATCAGCCACAAGAGGAGTTGGTCACGAAGCAGGATCAAACTATACCAGAAGCTTCTCGTTCTGAAGGTAAGCAAGATATTGACATAACACCCCCCACAATCAATGCGGGGCAGGTTAAAAAACAGAAGACAAAACCTAACAATAATGTGAGTTCAAAAAAGGATTTAGGCTCTAAAAATTCTAAAATTGATTTTCTAACCCTCTCAAAGGGCGACGAAAAGAAAGACGTCATCTTGGACTTCGCCGACATCACGTTGGAGAGCGCGTTTGAAGCAGAAATTGACATGCAAGTTGCAGAGGGGAAAGTCAAAAACAGCAAGCTTAAAGAACTTTGGGATGACGCCTTGGAGTCCATCGAATGTGGAAACCTTCTCAAAGGGACAGGTCAGCCAGAGATTTTAAAAAATACCTCAAATATATCAGGCACAATAGTTTCAAGGCGCATCAATAAAGAAGATCGACTTGTCTATAGCGTTGAGAGTGACCCACAAAACCCGGACAAAGTGAAAGTCACTATCCTTTCAATTGAGGGGCATTACACGTTTTTGACGAAGAAGTAG
- a CDS encoding GyrI-like domain-containing protein, with product MSLQKSIVTLAPKKVIGLEVRTSFQNECNPLTAKISPLIGRYFQEGVSQKIQDKTAPGVMIAGYKTYDLSFQRGAAGYEGPYTYFIGDEASSLESVSEGLITTEIPGGVYVKFTTSPGPMPLIIIHAWQEIWQMSEGDLGGKRTWGVDFEVYDERAQNPMAAVIDIYVGTEAS from the coding sequence ATGTCCCTTCAAAAATCAATTGTCACTTTAGCGCCCAAAAAAGTCATTGGGCTTGAAGTGCGAACAAGTTTTCAAAATGAATGCAATCCATTGACGGCCAAGATAAGCCCTTTGATAGGAAGATATTTTCAAGAGGGGGTTTCTCAAAAAATTCAGGATAAAACTGCCCCTGGAGTGATGATTGCGGGCTACAAGACCTATGATCTCTCCTTTCAAAGGGGGGCGGCGGGTTATGAGGGGCCTTATACGTATTTCATCGGGGATGAAGCCAGTTCTTTAGAGAGTGTTTCCGAAGGCTTAATAACAACAGAAATTCCGGGGGGAGTTTATGTGAAATTCACAACCTCACCTGGGCCGATGCCTCTGATCATTATCCACGCCTGGCAAGAAATCTGGCAAATGTCAGAAGGCGACCTTGGTGGAAAGCGAACCTGGGGGGTTGATTTTGAAGTCTATGACGAACGTGCTCAAAATCCCATGGCAGCGGTGATTGATATTTACGTGGGAACTGAGGCCTCATAA
- the lipB gene encoding lipoyl(octanoyl) transferase LipB, translated as MECPPFARGESKDFCPPLPEWKIEEGLIDYPNALATMESRALAIFQDQAPELIWLCEHPSLYTLGTSGKDEDVLENAPFPAFHSGRGGQVTYHGPGQRIAYVMLDLKNRGADLRSYVRNLEGWIIQALLHLGVTGFRAEGRVGIWVDINGQEKKIAAIGVRVKKWVTLHGISLNVNPDLSHYNHIIPCGLPQYGLTSLEDLGITASFKEVDHALQIAFTEVFHAH; from the coding sequence ATGGAATGTCCTCCTTTTGCAAGAGGTGAAAGTAAAGATTTTTGTCCTCCCCTACCGGAATGGAAAATTGAGGAAGGCCTCATCGATTATCCTAACGCTTTGGCGACCATGGAATCACGGGCTTTGGCCATTTTTCAAGATCAGGCCCCTGAATTAATTTGGCTTTGTGAACATCCTTCCCTTTACACCCTAGGCACCAGCGGCAAAGATGAGGACGTTTTGGAAAATGCACCATTTCCTGCCTTTCACTCAGGGCGCGGAGGTCAAGTCACCTATCACGGCCCCGGACAGCGCATCGCTTATGTGATGCTTGATCTTAAAAATCGCGGGGCTGATCTGCGGTCTTATGTCCGCAATCTTGAGGGATGGATTATCCAGGCTTTGCTCCACCTTGGCGTGACTGGGTTTCGTGCTGAAGGGCGCGTGGGAATTTGGGTAGATATAAATGGTCAGGAGAAAAAAATTGCAGCTATTGGTGTGAGAGTCAAAAAATGGGTAACCCTGCATGGGATTTCTTTGAATGTGAATCCAGATCTTTCTCATTACAACCATATTATTCCTTGCGGATTGCCTCAGTATGGCTTGACTTCCCTTGAGGACCTGGGAATCACAGCATCTTTCAAAGAGGTCGATCACGCGCTTCAAATCGCCTTTACTGAGGTCTTTCATGCGCATTAA
- a CDS encoding response regulator produces MIIPKILMVDDEKDLEFLARQKFRKALAAEKFQLIFAQNGRDALSIIENDPEIAVIISDINMPEMDGLTLLKHTHTLRPHIRTILVSAYGDLTTLRKAMNYRAFDFVTKPVDFQDLEESILRALEI; encoded by the coding sequence ATGATCATACCCAAAATATTGATGGTTGATGACGAGAAAGATTTAGAATTTCTCGCGCGCCAAAAGTTTAGAAAAGCACTCGCCGCCGAAAAATTTCAGCTTATCTTTGCACAAAATGGGCGGGATGCTCTATCCATTATTGAAAATGATCCCGAAATCGCGGTTATCATTTCAGATATTAATATGCCTGAAATGGACGGACTCACCCTTTTAAAACATACGCATACCCTGCGTCCGCATATCCGAACCATCCTTGTCTCAGCTTATGGAGATTTAACAACCCTTCGAAAAGCGATGAATTATCGTGCGTTTGATTTTGTGACGAAGCCCGTTGATTTTCAGGATCTTGAAGAATCGATCCTGAGAGCTCTTGAGATATAA
- a CDS encoding IS1 family transposase, with amino-acid sequence MSGRVISWTLGRRDDRTAKSLIDEIGTRDLTFITDDWEGFHRLIPEHQLFTGKDLTYPIEQDNSNTRHYLARFRRRSKVTSRSHEMVDLSLLLLYHLSNPEVFKKYLDSFLSIFS; translated from the coding sequence GTGTCAGGGCGAGTTATCTCCTGGACTTTGGGTCGCCGTGATGATCGAACAGCCAAAAGCTTAATCGACGAAATCGGCACGAGGGATCTCACTTTCATCACGGACGATTGGGAGGGATTTCATCGTCTAATTCCTGAACATCAACTTTTTACTGGCAAGGATTTAACCTACCCAATCGAGCAGGATAACAGCAACACACGTCATTATCTCGCGCGCTTTCGAAGGCGCTCCAAGGTCACGTCTCGAAGCCATGAAATGGTAGATCTTTCCTTACTTCTTCTTTACCATCTCTCCAATCCTGAAGTCTTCAAAAAATATCTGGACTCTTTCTTATCTATCTTTAGTTAA